A section of the Phaseolus vulgaris cultivar G19833 chromosome 8, P. vulgaris v2.0, whole genome shotgun sequence genome encodes:
- the LOC137824274 gene encoding serine/threonine-protein kinase 12 isoform X1: MHSHNNTIPFSLYSKTLTPAMETEKLQLRFSVGRQSSLAPERGGAEDVAEALDPTVRLMYLANEGDLVGIEELLDSGSDVSFTDIDGRTALHVAACQGRTDVVDLLVRRGADVDPRDRWGSTPLADAMYYKNHDIVKLLEKHGAKPPITPMHVENAREVPEYEIDPSELDFTNSFCITKGTFRIALWRGTQVAVKTLGEEVFTDDDKVKAFLDELTLLEKIRHPNVVQFLGAVTQSTPMMIVTEYLPQGDLHAYINRKGALKPATAVKFALDIARGMNYLHEHKPEAIIHRDLEPSNILRDDSGHLKVADFGVSKLLKVTKTVKEDKPVTSLDTSWRYVAPEVYRNEEYDTKVDVFSFALILQEMIEGCPPFYAKPENEVPKAYVENERPPFRALPKLYAHGLKQLIEECWDEKPHRRPTFRQIIESLDEINSHLIQKRRWKIGAPGCIQYLEALFRGNRTSPSSRSSRSTAR, encoded by the exons ATGCATTCACACAACAACACAATTCCATTTTCTCTCTATTCCAAAACCCTCACCCCCGCAATGGAAACCGAGAAGCTTCAGCTTCGCTTCTCGGTCGGCCGGCAATCCTCCCTCGCGCCGGAGCGCGGCGGTGCGGAGGACGTGGCGGAGGCGCTGGATCCGACGGTTCGGTTGATGTATCTGGCCAACGAAGGAGACTTGGTCGGGATTGAGGAACTGTTGGACTCGGGGAGCGACGTCAGTTTCACCGACATTGACGGCCGCACTGCGCTCCACGTCGCCGCCTGCCAGGGCCGCACCGACGTTGTTGACCTGCTGGTACGACGAGGGGCCGACGTTGATCCGCGAGACCGCTGGGGCAGCACC CCTCTAGCTGATGCAATGTACTACAAAAACCACGACATCGTGAAGCTTTTGGAGAAACACGGTGCAAAACCTCCT ATAACTCCCATGCATGTGGAGAATGCTCGAGAAGTCCCAGAGTATGAGATTGATCCTTCTGAACTTGATTTTACTAATAGTTTTTGCATAACAAAG GGAACTTTCCGGATTGCATTATGGCGTGGAACTCAGGTTGCAGTCAAGACACTTGGAGAGGAAGTGTTCACCGATGATGATAAAGT AAAGGCATTTCTTGATGAGCTTACATTACTTGAGAAAATAAGGCATCCAAATGTAGTTCAGTTTTTGGGTGCTGTAACCCAAAGTACCCCAATGATGATCGTCACAGAATATCTACCCCAG GGGGATCTTCATGCCTACATTAATCGGAAAGGTGCATTAAAACCAGCAACAGCTGTAAAATTTGCACTTGATATTGCTAG GGGTATGAACTATTTGCACGAACATAAACCAGAAGCCATTATACACCGAGATCTTGAGCCTTC AAATATTTTGCGGGATGATTCTGGGCATCTGAAAGTTGCAGACTTTGGAGTTAGCAAGTTGCTTAAAGTTACTAAAACAGTCAAAGAAGACAAACCTGTGACAAGCCTCGATACATCAT GGCGATATGTTGCACCAGAAGTCTATAGAAATGAGGAATACGACACAAAAGTGGATGTGTTTTCTTTTGCTCTGATATTACAGGAG ATGATTGAAGGTTGTCCACCGTTCTATGCAAAGCCAGAAAATGAAGTTCCTAAAGCTTATGTTGAAAATGAGCGGCCACCATTTAGAGCATTGCCAAAACTTTATGCTCATGGACTAAAACA GTTAATTGAGGAATGCTGGGATGAAAAACCACACAGAAGACCAACATTTAGGCAAATAATTGAGAGTTTGGATGAAATCAACAGCCATCTTATTCAAAAGAGGCGCTGGAAG ATTGGAGCTCCTGGATGCATCCAGTACCTGGAGGCCCTATTTAGGGGTAATCGCACAAGTCCAAGTAGCCGGTCATCTCGCTCCACAGCCAGATAA
- the LOC137824274 gene encoding serine/threonine-protein kinase 12 isoform X2 yields MHSHNNTIPFSLYSKTLTPAMETEKLQLRFSVGRQSSLAPERGGAEDVAEALDPTVRLMYLANEGDLVGIEELLDSGSDVSFTDIDGRTALHVAACQGRTDVVDLLVRRGADVDPRDRWGSTPLADAMYYKNHDIVKLLEKHGAKPPITPMHVENAREVPEYEIDPSELDFTNSFCITKGTFRIALWRGTQVAVKTLGEEVFTDDDKVKAFLDELTLLEKIRHPNVVQFLGAVTQSTPMMIVTEYLPQGDLHAYINRKGALKPATAVKFALDIARGMNYLHEHKPEAIIHRDLEPSNILRDDSGHLKVADFGVSKLLKVTKTVKEDKPVTSLDTSWRYVAPEVYRNEEYDTKVDVFSFALILQEDESMDSSSTCDS; encoded by the exons ATGCATTCACACAACAACACAATTCCATTTTCTCTCTATTCCAAAACCCTCACCCCCGCAATGGAAACCGAGAAGCTTCAGCTTCGCTTCTCGGTCGGCCGGCAATCCTCCCTCGCGCCGGAGCGCGGCGGTGCGGAGGACGTGGCGGAGGCGCTGGATCCGACGGTTCGGTTGATGTATCTGGCCAACGAAGGAGACTTGGTCGGGATTGAGGAACTGTTGGACTCGGGGAGCGACGTCAGTTTCACCGACATTGACGGCCGCACTGCGCTCCACGTCGCCGCCTGCCAGGGCCGCACCGACGTTGTTGACCTGCTGGTACGACGAGGGGCCGACGTTGATCCGCGAGACCGCTGGGGCAGCACC CCTCTAGCTGATGCAATGTACTACAAAAACCACGACATCGTGAAGCTTTTGGAGAAACACGGTGCAAAACCTCCT ATAACTCCCATGCATGTGGAGAATGCTCGAGAAGTCCCAGAGTATGAGATTGATCCTTCTGAACTTGATTTTACTAATAGTTTTTGCATAACAAAG GGAACTTTCCGGATTGCATTATGGCGTGGAACTCAGGTTGCAGTCAAGACACTTGGAGAGGAAGTGTTCACCGATGATGATAAAGT AAAGGCATTTCTTGATGAGCTTACATTACTTGAGAAAATAAGGCATCCAAATGTAGTTCAGTTTTTGGGTGCTGTAACCCAAAGTACCCCAATGATGATCGTCACAGAATATCTACCCCAG GGGGATCTTCATGCCTACATTAATCGGAAAGGTGCATTAAAACCAGCAACAGCTGTAAAATTTGCACTTGATATTGCTAG GGGTATGAACTATTTGCACGAACATAAACCAGAAGCCATTATACACCGAGATCTTGAGCCTTC AAATATTTTGCGGGATGATTCTGGGCATCTGAAAGTTGCAGACTTTGGAGTTAGCAAGTTGCTTAAAGTTACTAAAACAGTCAAAGAAGACAAACCTGTGACAAGCCTCGATACATCAT GGCGATATGTTGCACCAGAAGTCTATAGAAATGAGGAATACGACACAAAAGTGGATGTGTTTTCTTTTGCTCTGATATTACAGGAG GATGAGTCCATGGACAGCTCAAGCACTTGTGACTCTTGA